The genome window AAATCGAGTTCGTACATTCTTAGAAAACCGTGGTAAAGGTATCGGTTTACGTTTAGGAGTGAAAACATCGGGCTGTTCGGGACTGGCTTATGTGCTTGAGTTTGTTGATGTGTTAAATGAGGATGATCAAGTGTTTGAGCAACACGGTGTAAAAGTGATCGTGGATGAAAAAAGCCTTGCCTATTTAGACGGCACCGAATTGGATTTCGTGAAAGAAGGCTTAAACG of Actinobacillus arthritidis contains these proteins:
- the iscA gene encoding iron-sulfur cluster assembly protein IscA; this translates as MAITLTETATNRVRTFLENRGKGIGLRLGVKTSGCSGLAYVLEFVDVLNEDDQVFEQHGVKVIVDEKSLAYLDGTELDFVKEGLNEGFKYNNPNVKDSCGCGESFNV